From the Natrarchaeobaculum aegyptiacum genome, one window contains:
- a CDS encoding shikimate dehydrogenase: MDVFGLVGNPVGHSLSPPMHEAAYDELGLEARYVTFEPEPDDVEAAVRGAGALGITGLNVTIPFKRDVLEVVDPDEMAERIGAVNTIDFTGETVTGHNTDAAGAMRALRDHDVAVDGARAVVVGAGGAGRAIAFGLADAGASVEIANRTAERAHDLADEVPGATGHGLEALESLVSEADVLINATSVGMEEDESPVPDEYLHGDLAVMDAVYRPLETRLLREAADAGATTVDGAWMLLYQGVEALELWTGRDAPVEAMNEALRSHL; the protein is encoded by the coding sequence ATGGACGTTTTCGGGCTGGTCGGCAACCCGGTCGGTCACTCGCTGTCGCCGCCGATGCACGAGGCGGCCTACGACGAACTCGGACTCGAGGCGCGCTACGTCACCTTCGAACCCGAGCCGGACGACGTCGAGGCGGCCGTCCGCGGGGCTGGGGCACTGGGAATCACCGGCCTCAACGTGACGATCCCGTTCAAGCGGGACGTCCTCGAGGTGGTCGACCCCGACGAGATGGCCGAGCGCATCGGTGCGGTGAACACCATCGACTTCACCGGCGAGACGGTGACCGGGCACAACACCGACGCCGCGGGTGCGATGCGTGCACTCCGGGACCACGACGTCGCGGTCGACGGCGCTCGAGCGGTCGTCGTCGGCGCTGGCGGTGCCGGCCGGGCGATCGCGTTCGGGCTCGCCGACGCGGGTGCGAGCGTCGAGATCGCGAACCGGACCGCCGAGCGCGCTCACGACCTCGCCGACGAGGTCCCCGGGGCGACGGGTCACGGACTCGAGGCACTCGAGTCGCTCGTTTCGGAGGCAGACGTCCTGATCAACGCCACGAGCGTCGGCATGGAGGAAGACGAGTCCCCGGTGCCCGACGAGTACCTCCACGGGGACCTCGCCGTGATGGACGCGGTCTATCGGCCGCTCGAGACGCGACTCCTGCGCGAGGCGGCCGACGCGGGCGCGACGACGGTCGACGGTGCGTGGATGTTACTCTATCAGGGCGTCGAGGCGCTCGAGCTGTGGACCGGTCGGGACGCGCCGGTCGAGGCGATGAACGAGGCGTTGCGGTCGCACCTCTGA
- the pabB gene encoding aminodeoxychorismate synthase, component I, giving the protein MSDPRVVTTLESFRAALESWLAEDGPDESDGSVTRGVRVPVEVRTSVTDPFEAYRRARDPIGGAILETTGGQPGWGYFGVDPVDRLTVSAEAVATADDSPTLASLEGLLAGDALARGDCAVPYPCGAIGWLSYDVARELEFLPDSAVDDRGLPRLEVAVYDRFAAWKEPAAAEDGATPLRITACPRLEVGSVEDPALEELPEPELEAAYERGRERALELARRIRDGDAEVGEPPVTQPSGTFESECGREAFADRVRRVKQYVRDGDTFQANVSQRLVAPAAVHPVDAYDALRRVNPAPYSCLLEFRAADLVSASPELLLEREGDHVRTEPIAGTRPRGETPEEDAALEADLRSNEKERAEHAMLVDLERNDLGKVCDYGSVEVAEYRRVDRYSEVMHLVSDVTGWLRPDASLADAVAAVFPGGTITGAPKPRTMAIIDEVEATRRGPYTGSVGIFGFDGRATLNIVIRTLVRHADAYHLRVGAGIVHDSDPDREYDETLDKARALVTAVDEALGEQAGLALEAAEESEATGVSDRE; this is encoded by the coding sequence ATGAGCGATCCACGCGTCGTAACGACGCTCGAGTCCTTCCGGGCCGCTCTCGAGTCGTGGCTAGCCGAGGACGGCCCCGACGAATCCGACGGATCGGTGACGCGTGGGGTCCGCGTGCCGGTCGAGGTTCGCACGTCCGTCACGGATCCGTTCGAGGCCTATCGGCGGGCTCGCGACCCGATCGGTGGGGCGATCCTCGAGACCACCGGCGGCCAGCCCGGCTGGGGCTACTTCGGTGTCGACCCGGTCGACCGGCTGACGGTCTCGGCCGAGGCGGTCGCGACAGCGGACGACTCACCGACGCTCGCTTCCCTCGAGGGACTGCTCGCGGGCGACGCACTTGCCAGGGGCGACTGTGCGGTTCCCTACCCCTGCGGCGCGATCGGCTGGCTCTCCTACGACGTGGCTCGCGAACTCGAATTCCTGCCCGACTCGGCGGTCGACGACCGCGGGCTGCCACGACTCGAGGTCGCAGTCTACGATCGGTTCGCGGCGTGGAAAGAGCCGGCAGCGGCCGAGGACGGAGCGACGCCCCTTCGGATCACTGCCTGCCCGCGCCTCGAGGTCGGGTCCGTCGAGGACCCGGCGCTCGAGGAACTGCCGGAGCCGGAACTCGAGGCGGCCTACGAACGAGGCCGGGAACGCGCGCTCGAACTCGCGCGGCGAATCCGCGACGGCGACGCCGAAGTCGGCGAACCGCCGGTCACACAGCCGTCGGGGACGTTCGAGAGCGAGTGCGGCCGTGAGGCGTTCGCAGACCGCGTCCGCCGGGTCAAGCAGTACGTTCGCGACGGCGACACCTTCCAGGCGAACGTCTCCCAGCGGCTGGTCGCGCCCGCGGCGGTCCACCCCGTCGACGCCTACGACGCGCTCCGGCGGGTCAACCCGGCACCGTACTCCTGCCTGCTCGAGTTTCGCGCCGCGGATCTGGTGAGCGCCAGTCCCGAACTACTGCTCGAGCGCGAGGGCGACCACGTGCGGACCGAACCCATCGCGGGGACTCGCCCGCGCGGGGAGACGCCCGAGGAGGACGCGGCGCTCGAGGCCGACCTGCGTTCGAACGAGAAAGAGCGCGCCGAACACGCGATGCTGGTCGACCTCGAGCGAAACGACCTCGGGAAAGTCTGTGACTACGGCTCCGTCGAGGTCGCCGAGTACCGGCGGGTCGATCGCTATTCCGAGGTGATGCACCTCGTCTCCGACGTCACCGGGTGGCTCCGTCCCGACGCGAGTCTCGCGGATGCCGTCGCGGCGGTCTTCCCCGGCGGGACGATCACCGGCGCGCCGAAACCCCGGACGATGGCCATCATCGACGAGGTCGAGGCGACTCGTCGCGGTCCCTACACCGGGAGCGTGGGCATCTTCGGTTTCGACGGTCGGGCCACTCTCAACATCGTCATCCGGACGCTCGTGCGCCACGCGGACGCCTACCACCTCCGGGTTGGCGCGGGAATCGTTCACGACTCCGACCCGGACAGGGAGTACGACGAGACCCTCGACAAGGCCCGCGCGCTCGTGACGGCCGTCGACGAAGCACTGGGTGAGCAGGCGGGACTGGCACTCGAGGCGGCCGAGGAGAGCGAGGCGACCGGGGTGAGCGACCGTGAGTGA
- a CDS encoding MutS-related protein, which produces MDLEEIPGVGAKTARALAELDDPERALRTGDVATIARAPGISQGRAARIARGAIRLEHDDPGGFLATDRAREIYRDVLTLLQERTVTRDAAQRLETFYPSSRRSRIEQARAVARDALERDPNPDVLAALEGVEPLVEPGDVRVRERCLATTDAERYSEAREAVPELSTEIVDDAQGLAELARGYATVIALDESFAGVTIEGDVRVRPDALEEPAEIVPERALAFFARNRDRLAAAIDVHRAAGLESEVDCDLDALEAALERLEGDGTVAGDDELDRLRRAVDDVDAAVGTAENVANDQLREAIQEEDVTIEGSDLLSLVERGAGVDSLLSRELADEYAAAVEAAREELCDALTLDTGETEIARRVFGDEPTFPVERDEDAVARLREELTTAKERRASQLKRELAGELADQRETARGLVQDALELDVELAIARFAADFGCTMPEFVWAGESGAAAGTSEPDIGFAIEAGRSPLLDEPLEAIDPVDYEVSGVTLLSGVNSGGKTSTLDLVASVVVLAHMGLPVPAESVRLRRFDALHYHAKTQGTLDAGAFEATVRQFADLATGGAGSLVLVDELESITEPGASAKIIAGILEALTENGATAVFVSHLAGEIREMATVDVSVDGIEAVGLVDGELEVNRSPVKDHLARSTPELIVEKLAGEAAEDDAVANGGEPVGEQFYDRLLEKFE; this is translated from the coding sequence ATGGACCTCGAGGAGATCCCGGGGGTCGGTGCGAAGACTGCCCGGGCGCTTGCGGAACTCGACGACCCGGAACGCGCACTTCGGACGGGTGACGTTGCCACGATCGCTCGCGCGCCCGGCATCTCGCAGGGCCGGGCCGCACGGATCGCGCGCGGGGCAATCAGGCTCGAACACGACGATCCCGGCGGCTTCCTCGCGACCGACCGCGCCCGGGAGATCTACCGTGACGTGCTCACCCTGCTTCAGGAGCGGACGGTCACTCGCGACGCCGCCCAGCGCCTCGAGACGTTCTATCCGAGCTCTCGGCGCTCGCGCATCGAGCAAGCACGGGCCGTCGCCCGCGACGCACTCGAGCGCGACCCGAACCCAGACGTTCTCGCGGCGCTCGAGGGGGTCGAACCGCTCGTCGAGCCCGGCGACGTCCGGGTTCGCGAGCGCTGTCTGGCGACGACCGACGCCGAGCGCTACAGCGAAGCACGGGAGGCGGTTCCCGAACTCTCGACCGAGATCGTCGACGACGCGCAGGGACTGGCGGAACTCGCCCGCGGCTACGCCACGGTGATCGCACTCGACGAATCCTTCGCCGGCGTGACGATCGAGGGCGACGTCCGCGTCCGGCCGGACGCGCTCGAGGAGCCGGCCGAGATCGTCCCCGAGCGCGCGCTGGCCTTCTTCGCGCGCAACCGCGACCGGCTCGCGGCCGCCATCGACGTCCACCGGGCCGCCGGCCTCGAGTCCGAGGTCGACTGTGACCTCGACGCGCTCGAGGCGGCCCTCGAACGGCTCGAGGGTGACGGGACCGTGGCTGGCGACGACGAACTCGACCGGTTGCGCCGGGCGGTCGACGACGTAGATGCCGCCGTCGGCACCGCAGAGAACGTCGCGAACGACCAGCTGCGCGAGGCGATCCAGGAAGAAGACGTGACGATCGAGGGTTCTGATCTCCTCTCGCTGGTCGAACGCGGTGCGGGCGTCGACTCGTTGCTCTCCCGGGAACTCGCAGACGAGTACGCCGCCGCGGTCGAGGCCGCCCGCGAGGAGCTCTGTGATGCCCTCACACTCGATACCGGCGAGACCGAAATCGCCCGGCGGGTTTTCGGCGACGAACCGACGTTCCCGGTCGAACGGGACGAAGACGCCGTCGCTCGACTCCGTGAAGAACTGACGACCGCGAAGGAGCGCCGTGCGAGCCAGCTCAAACGAGAACTCGCGGGTGAACTGGCCGACCAGCGCGAGACCGCCCGCGGGCTCGTTCAGGACGCCCTCGAGCTGGACGTCGAACTCGCGATCGCCCGGTTCGCGGCCGATTTCGGCTGTACGATGCCGGAATTCGTCTGGGCGGGAGAGTCGGGGGCTGCGGCCGGGACCAGCGAGCCCGACATCGGCTTCGCGATCGAGGCCGGTCGCTCACCCTTGCTCGACGAACCGCTCGAGGCGATCGATCCGGTCGACTACGAGGTCAGCGGCGTCACCTTGCTGTCGGGGGTCAACAGCGGTGGGAAGACCTCGACGCTCGACCTCGTGGCGAGCGTGGTCGTCCTCGCACACATGGGTCTCCCCGTTCCCGCCGAGTCGGTCCGCCTGCGCCGGTTCGACGCGTTACACTACCACGCCAAGACCCAGGGAACCCTCGACGCGGGCGCGTTCGAGGCCACCGTCCGGCAGTTCGCCGATCTCGCGACCGGCGGGGCGGGCTCGCTCGTTCTCGTCGACGAACTCGAGAGCATCACCGAACCCGGCGCGAGCGCGAAGATCATCGCCGGGATCCTCGAGGCGCTCACCGAGAACGGCGCGACGGCGGTGTTCGTCTCCCACCTCGCCGGCGAGATCCGCGAGATGGCGACCGTCGACGTCTCCGTCGACGGCATCGAGGCCGTGGGACTGGTCGACGGCGAACTCGAGGTGAACCGCTCGCCGGTCAAAGACCACCTCGCGCGGTCGACACCCGAGTTGATCGTCGAGAAGCTGGCTGGAGAGGCCGCCGAGGACGACGCCGTCGCGAACGGCGGCGAACCGGTGGGCGAACAGTTCTACGATCGGCTCCTCGAGAAGTTCGAGTGA
- a CDS encoding anthranilate synthase component II, giving the protein MLVVDNYDSFAYNLVQYVGAVADEVIVRRNDELDLEDVDELDPTGIVVSPGPGTPEEAGISIPLFEETAYPILGVCLGHQALCAAHGAPVIHAPEVVHGKPSQVSHDGEGLFAGLPETFQVGRYHSLAVERGDLPDVLCETARTTDERGVLMAVRHRERPHVGVQFHPESILTRGHDDAGDETDISLAVGKRMIENFCRFAESHASNGATDTNVETERR; this is encoded by the coding sequence TTGCTCGTCGTCGACAACTACGACTCGTTCGCCTACAACCTCGTCCAGTACGTCGGTGCGGTCGCCGACGAGGTGATCGTCCGGCGAAACGACGAGCTCGACCTCGAGGACGTCGACGAACTCGATCCCACTGGCATCGTCGTCTCACCGGGGCCCGGGACCCCGGAGGAAGCGGGTATCTCGATCCCGCTGTTCGAGGAAACCGCGTACCCGATTCTCGGGGTCTGTCTCGGTCATCAGGCGCTGTGTGCGGCCCACGGCGCGCCGGTGATCCACGCTCCCGAGGTGGTCCACGGCAAGCCCTCGCAGGTCAGCCACGACGGCGAGGGACTCTTCGCGGGCCTGCCCGAGACGTTCCAGGTCGGGCGCTATCACTCGCTCGCGGTCGAGCGCGGTGATCTGCCAGACGTCCTCTGTGAGACTGCCCGGACGACGGACGAACGAGGCGTCCTGATGGCCGTGCGCCACCGCGAGAGGCCCCACGTCGGGGTGCAGTTCCACCCCGAGAGCATCCTTACTCGCGGCCACGACGACGCTGGCGACGAAACCGACATCTCGCTCGCGGTCGGCAAACGGATGATCGAGAACTTCTGTCGGTTCGCTGAATCTCACGCTTCCAACGGAGCAACTGATACGAACGTCGAAACGGAACGCAGGTGA
- a CDS encoding cation:proton antiporter: MVIFLVAPLVLGRYRLPGIVGIILVGAAIGPNGLYLLERDETIELLGEVGLIYLMFVAGLEINVNQFVEYRERSLLFGLASFLIPQVVATAVGVSVLGLELPSALLFAAIISSHTLLAYPVVNRLGIATNEAMTATIGGTIITDTFALLVLAVVVASVGGALEAAFWLQLAIGLTVFFVGIWLVVPRLGRWFFATVSEESYLEFLFVMAVLFGCAFLAELVGVEHIIGAFLAGLTLNRLIPETGPLMNRIEFVGNALFIPFFLLSVGMLVDVRVVLEGPATLVVAGSLLVTVVITKYAAAWLTGRVYDYDGDEVLAIFGLSVGQAAAALAIVQVGFDAGVPGFDGAMINGVVLMILVVSLFSPALVDRAGTAIATAREREAYDPSETPQRILVPVSPDSRYRESLLDLALTVRERRSEEPIHVTSVVRPEGLRHTEAAVARAEEFLEDLTTYASGAEVPIDAHTRVEHNVATGIVRSTVENRITTLVIGWDGAASRTQRVFGHVIDRVLTRTTKLTLVARVRRRLGTTERILLILPPAIQYNDGVAEALHTVKLVSEDTGAPVRGLVVDDGSADLEDVETLFDGVEPDVPGQFEAVDGWDGLESALRQQARPSDLLVCLSARRGDVGWHPELQTLPKRLSRLTDGNFVIAYPASEGQEDDRQFLQLQ; the protein is encoded by the coding sequence ATGGTGATCTTCCTGGTCGCGCCGCTCGTCCTCGGGCGCTACCGGCTGCCCGGCATCGTCGGGATCATCCTCGTCGGAGCGGCGATCGGTCCCAACGGGCTCTACCTGCTCGAGCGCGACGAGACGATCGAACTGCTCGGCGAGGTCGGCCTGATCTACCTGATGTTCGTCGCCGGCCTCGAGATCAACGTGAACCAGTTCGTCGAGTATCGCGAGCGGAGTCTCCTCTTCGGGCTCGCGTCGTTCCTGATCCCGCAGGTGGTCGCCACCGCGGTCGGCGTGAGCGTGCTGGGACTCGAACTCCCGTCGGCACTCCTGTTCGCGGCGATCATCTCCTCGCACACGCTGCTCGCGTATCCGGTCGTCAACCGGCTGGGAATCGCGACGAACGAGGCGATGACCGCGACCATCGGCGGGACGATCATCACCGACACGTTCGCGTTGCTCGTGCTCGCGGTCGTCGTCGCCTCTGTCGGCGGCGCACTCGAGGCTGCCTTCTGGCTCCAGCTCGCCATCGGGCTGACCGTCTTCTTCGTCGGTATCTGGCTGGTCGTCCCGCGACTCGGTCGCTGGTTCTTCGCCACCGTCAGCGAGGAGAGTTACCTCGAGTTCCTGTTCGTGATGGCGGTGCTGTTCGGCTGTGCCTTCCTCGCCGAACTCGTCGGCGTCGAGCACATCATCGGTGCGTTCCTCGCCGGACTCACGCTCAACCGGCTGATCCCGGAGACGGGACCGCTGATGAATCGCATCGAGTTCGTCGGCAACGCGCTCTTTATCCCCTTCTTCCTGCTGTCGGTCGGCATGCTCGTCGACGTCCGGGTCGTCCTCGAAGGGCCGGCGACGCTCGTCGTCGCTGGCTCGTTGCTCGTCACGGTCGTGATCACGAAGTACGCCGCCGCCTGGCTCACCGGGCGCGTGTACGACTACGACGGGGACGAAGTCCTCGCGATATTCGGGCTCTCGGTCGGTCAGGCAGCCGCCGCCCTCGCGATCGTTCAGGTCGGCTTCGACGCTGGCGTTCCCGGCTTCGACGGCGCCATGATCAACGGCGTCGTCCTCATGATCCTCGTGGTGAGCCTGTTTAGCCCGGCGCTGGTCGACCGCGCCGGAACCGCCATCGCCACCGCCCGGGAACGCGAGGCCTACGACCCGAGCGAGACCCCACAGCGGATCCTCGTGCCGGTCTCACCGGACTCTCGATACCGGGAATCGCTGCTCGACCTCGCGCTGACGGTTCGCGAACGACGCTCCGAGGAACCGATTCACGTGACGTCGGTCGTCCGACCCGAGGGGCTCAGGCACACCGAAGCTGCCGTCGCTCGAGCCGAGGAGTTCCTCGAGGACCTGACGACCTACGCCTCGGGTGCGGAGGTTCCGATCGACGCCCACACGCGCGTCGAACACAACGTCGCCACCGGGATCGTCCGTTCGACAGTCGAGAACCGGATCACCACCCTCGTCATCGGCTGGGACGGGGCCGCCTCGCGCACCCAGCGGGTGTTCGGCCACGTGATCGACCGGGTGCTCACCCGGACGACCAAGCTGACCCTCGTCGCCCGGGTCCGTCGCCGGCTCGGCACCACCGAGCGGATCCTGCTCATCCTCCCACCGGCCATCCAGTACAACGACGGCGTTGCCGAGGCGCTCCACACCGTGAAACTCGTGAGCGAAGACACCGGCGCACCGGTCCGTGGCCTCGTCGTCGACGACGGTTCGGCCGACCTCGAGGACGTCGAGACCCTCTTCGACGGCGTCGAACCAGACGTTCCGGGACAGTTCGAGGCCGTCGACGGCTGGGACGGCCTCGAGTCGGCGCTCCGCCAGCAGGCCCGGCCGTCGGATCTGCTCGTCTGCCTGAGCGCCCGTCGCGGCGACGTCGGCTGGCACCCGGAACTCCAGACGCTCCCGAAGCGGCTCTCGCGGCTCACCGACGGCAACTTCGTGATCGCGTACCCGGCGAGCGAGGGACAGGAGGACGATCGACAGTTCCTACAGCTCCAGTAG
- the sppA gene encoding signal peptide peptidase SppA, with amino-acid sequence MGKLRGIAQLGTVLVATLVFAVLGVALFVVYPQTLTDLFGVVIAVVVVLVGLKIGANVARSLVPGYDVAEVAIEGPITRDGGGGPLPTSPRATPADDIVEQIDRADADDNVDALLVKLNTPGGEVVPSDDIRLATERFDGPTIAYATDTCASGGYWIASGCDELWAREGSIVGSIGVIGSRVNASELAEKVGLSYERIAAGEYKDAGMPLKELEDEEREYLQGLIDDYYETFVDRVADGRDLEAEFVRDTEARIYLGEQAHEMGLVDELGTRRDLEDELADRLERDAVQVEEFEPQRPLMARVGASAQRVAYAFGAGIAGVAADREFRLRL; translated from the coding sequence GTGGGTAAGCTCCGCGGTATTGCCCAGCTCGGAACCGTTCTGGTGGCGACGCTCGTCTTCGCGGTGCTGGGGGTCGCGCTGTTCGTGGTCTATCCCCAGACTCTGACGGACCTCTTCGGCGTCGTGATCGCGGTCGTCGTGGTCCTCGTCGGGCTGAAGATCGGGGCGAACGTCGCCCGGTCGCTCGTGCCCGGCTACGACGTCGCGGAGGTCGCCATCGAGGGGCCGATCACGCGAGACGGCGGTGGCGGGCCGCTCCCGACTAGCCCGCGGGCGACGCCGGCCGACGACATCGTCGAACAGATCGACCGGGCGGACGCCGACGACAACGTCGACGCGCTGCTCGTGAAACTGAATACCCCCGGTGGCGAGGTCGTCCCGAGCGACGACATCCGACTGGCCACAGAGCGGTTCGACGGCCCGACGATCGCCTACGCGACGGATACGTGCGCGAGCGGCGGGTACTGGATCGCGAGCGGCTGTGACGAACTCTGGGCGCGCGAGGGCTCGATCGTCGGCTCGATCGGCGTCATCGGCTCCCGGGTCAACGCCAGTGAACTCGCCGAGAAGGTCGGCCTCTCCTACGAACGCATCGCCGCCGGCGAGTACAAAGACGCCGGGATGCCGCTCAAGGAACTCGAGGACGAGGAACGCGAGTACCTCCAGGGGTTGATCGACGACTACTACGAGACGTTCGTCGACCGAGTCGCGGACGGCCGGGACCTCGAGGCCGAGTTCGTCCGCGACACGGAGGCTCGGATCTACCTCGGCGAGCAGGCCCACGAGATGGGGCTGGTCGACGAACTCGGCACCCGCCGTGACCTCGAGGACGAACTGGCCGATCGACTCGAGCGCGACGCGGTTCAGGTCGAGGAGTTCGAGCCCCAGCGGCCGCTGATGGCCCGCGTCGGTGCGAGTGCCCAGCGCGTCGCCTACGCGTTCGGGGCCGGGATCGCAGGCGTCGCCGCGGATCGGGAGTTCCGGCTGCGACTCTGA
- a CDS encoding ferritin-like domain-containing protein, which translates to MRLLDTSACFPEASHDGRTHFAHDGVLPSTPMIDHERALFVHTLRELYHLEAELENLQAELATEATREELEEYYMAHGETTSEQLARLDALFDEIEGDLEAQLESGVEPGPIEDGPLEALRADRDELVGDIQDPMLADVVDAELGRTIERLELSRLETLLTLADRMDLPSEIVDPLEQTYREAESGLEELQGLPQ; encoded by the coding sequence GTGCGACTTCTCGACACCTCGGCCTGCTTTCCCGAGGCGTCACACGACGGCCGAACGCACTTCGCCCACGACGGTGTGCTCCCGTCCACACCGATGATCGACCACGAACGCGCCCTCTTCGTCCACACGCTCCGGGAACTCTACCACCTCGAGGCCGAACTCGAGAACCTGCAGGCAGAACTCGCGACGGAGGCGACCCGCGAGGAACTCGAGGAGTACTACATGGCCCACGGCGAGACGACGAGTGAGCAACTCGCTCGACTCGACGCGCTGTTCGACGAGATCGAAGGCGACCTCGAGGCCCAGCTCGAGAGCGGCGTCGAGCCGGGACCGATCGAGGACGGTCCGCTCGAGGCGCTGCGGGCCGACCGGGACGAACTGGTCGGCGATATTCAGGATCCGATGCTGGCCGACGTCGTCGACGCAGAACTCGGGCGGACGATCGAACGGCTCGAGCTCTCGCGACTCGAGACACTGTTGACCCTCGCCGATCGGATGGATCTGCCGTCGGAGATCGTCGATCCGCTCGAGCAGACGTACCGGGAGGCCGAGTCGGGGCTCGAGGAGTTGCAAGGGCTACCACAGTAG
- a CDS encoding transposase — translation MVETTEATQVTRAASSMLFPELEFGIAANGTYPSEDFQQVLARIAFDNEFANTGAKAYQLARGDDIAIDATARNPLARALLYHLRGLDADAVDDQFDRVRDAILDEAARNRVFTRPVDVAIDVHDWLYYGDKETPHVCTTNPAQGTDRAYKFATVCIVDPSVRFTLGSVALEGSDTDELADALRQLVSDVREYVEINRLYLDRGFYRVHLALALEELDVEFLMRAPQTQKVQQFIDDHDSDTFIAEYEMARSNPPTGRTTVRLVVVPHRTRNDDHFCLVTNRDLDVGTDVEIARPLAEAYRRRWGIETSYRKITEFLPRTSSPTFSVRLFYFLFAVALYNLWVLTNLLVTSRRAVGTDPVVPTALFRAFLGQIPYG, via the coding sequence ATGGTCGAGACAACTGAGGCAACGCAGGTGACTCGTGCAGCGTCGTCGATGCTGTTTCCAGAACTTGAGTTCGGGATCGCTGCGAACGGCACCTATCCGAGCGAGGACTTCCAGCAAGTCCTCGCTCGGATCGCATTCGACAATGAATTCGCCAATACTGGTGCGAAAGCCTATCAGCTCGCCCGTGGCGACGATATCGCCATTGACGCAACCGCTCGAAATCCGCTCGCACGAGCGCTCCTCTACCATCTACGTGGACTCGACGCGGACGCGGTCGACGATCAGTTCGACCGCGTCCGCGACGCAATCCTCGACGAAGCCGCTCGCAACCGCGTGTTTACCAGGCCAGTAGACGTCGCAATCGACGTTCACGACTGGCTCTATTACGGGGACAAAGAGACTCCTCACGTCTGTACAACGAATCCAGCGCAGGGCACCGATCGCGCGTACAAGTTCGCTACCGTCTGTATCGTCGATCCGAGCGTCCGTTTCACGCTTGGATCGGTAGCCTTGGAGGGCAGCGATACCGACGAGTTGGCGGATGCACTCCGCCAACTCGTCTCAGACGTCCGCGAGTATGTCGAAATCAACCGCCTTTATCTCGATCGTGGCTTCTATCGTGTTCACCTCGCCCTAGCGCTCGAAGAACTCGACGTTGAGTTCCTCATGCGTGCGCCGCAAACACAAAAGGTACAGCAATTTATTGATGACCACGACAGCGACACGTTCATTGCAGAGTACGAGATGGCTCGGTCGAATCCGCCGACGGGCCGAACGACAGTCCGGCTCGTCGTCGTTCCGCATCGAACACGAAATGACGACCACTTCTGTCTGGTTACCAACCGCGATCTCGACGTCGGCACTGACGTCGAGATCGCCCGGCCACTGGCTGAAGCATATCGCCGTCGTTGGGGAATCGAAACGTCCTATCGCAAGATTACGGAGTTTCTCCCGAGAACGTCGTCACCGACGTTCTCAGTACGGCTCTTTTACTTCCTGTTCGCCGTCGCGCTGTACAATCTGTGGGTGTTGACGAACCTGCTCGTGACGTCCCGCCGGGCGGTCGGGACGGATCCAGTCGTCCCGACCGCCCTGTTTCGCGCGTTTCTCGGGCAAATACCGTACGGGTAG
- a CDS encoding helix-hairpin-helix domain-containing protein, protein MAILQKLKSLLGLEDSGTTGQETREVGVTVERERSTGEPPSSPADAPEEAAAAETDAAASTDSMVRETDEPEEAAEPAEATGPTETDASQTTEKTADQTAADLETEAIIDEAEPEAVEDDGADEVEGEPDEQLEPEETEDDLDDVTDGDADDVTDGDADDGADAEAGDASEGISEVEADDGEVDSEADVPADDDGEPVTEIKGIGPAYADRLADAGVETVDQLAAADAETLSEQTDISDKRIQGWIDRAEVR, encoded by the coding sequence ATGGCAATCCTCCAGAAGCTGAAGTCGCTGCTGGGGCTCGAGGATTCGGGCACCACCGGACAGGAGACCCGGGAGGTCGGCGTGACGGTCGAACGCGAACGCTCGACGGGCGAGCCGCCGAGTTCGCCGGCCGACGCGCCCGAGGAGGCTGCGGCCGCCGAGACCGATGCGGCCGCCTCGACCGACTCGATGGTCCGGGAGACCGACGAGCCGGAGGAGGCCGCCGAACCGGCCGAGGCGACGGGCCCGACCGAGACCGACGCGTCACAGACCACCGAGAAGACGGCCGACCAGACGGCCGCGGATCTCGAGACGGAGGCGATCATCGACGAGGCCGAACCGGAAGCGGTCGAGGACGATGGCGCAGACGAGGTCGAGGGCGAACCGGACGAGCAGCTCGAGCCCGAAGAAACTGAGGACGACCTCGATGACGTGACTGACGGGGACGCCGATGACGTGACTGACGGGGACGCCGATGACGGTGCCGACGCCGAGGCAGGCGACGCGAGCGAAGGGATCTCGGAGGTCGAAGCGGACGACGGTGAGGTCGACAGCGAAGCCGACGTCCCCGCGGATGACGACGGCGAGCCGGTCACCGAAATCAAAGGGATCGGACCTGCCTATGCCGACCGACTCGCCGACGCCGGCGTCGAGACCGTCGACCAGCTTGCGGCGGCCGACGCCGAAACGCTGTCCGAACAGACCGACATCTCCGACAAGCGAATTCAGGGCTGGATCGACCGCGCCGAGGTTCGTTGA